One region of Drosophila subobscura isolate 14011-0131.10 chromosome J, UCBerk_Dsub_1.0, whole genome shotgun sequence genomic DNA includes:
- the LOC117895483 gene encoding LOW QUALITY PROTEIN: uncharacterized protein LOC117895483 (The sequence of the model RefSeq protein was modified relative to this genomic sequence to represent the inferred CDS: deleted 2 bases in 1 codon): protein MPTHDTVFVEPAVSSSSGGSGSVSSTSSSSSSISRVGGGPPHIVIDGSSLSTQAQLQRIMHRRMSISTRQILSASQSLSQPPPSTQKYAVRTTAAGAASGAGGSTQELINPQIYKIVTTDGSTSNVIIDAGAAAPPHNSKLLLSNLTVLSKQAPGTPGTQQQHQLNYMGAKNLPYVTASPAKGLQQQQQQPQKFGSISAFKAQQQQQQNQQQATLQKVTLGSRVATRLQSYVPVSQHSANPPQIIVQPAQPKYVNATATTVANAALLKKANQKITFKSMGNMLQQQQQQQQQQQQQLQAQQLKNFISLHQQQQQQQQQQQSYKAGTKTKFVKQSTSLSIAALPQQQQHPQPQHQASYAKQGMSLSTPTKVTKLNSKYVQQQISLPQGTQLQHKTSATNTTAAGYLLQQQQQGQGLGTGLTTTAGTIKFVNSHGTVIQQHPQQHQLQALQKRTHYNSSGSSDNEQHLDRTSSSLVTDDVVIVNGTQMTDELSARILQSMAQKSYSQQQQRFHQTPGSGSGSTQMPPPTQIIYSSSSSNNSSSNGGVVTVANSTASPSGGANPAGNLLLTHFQTSAKVTSPSFLTVGANPPVSLASTPSVSISSHGFASGSAAISSYMSSATAARRQSVSAPSSRAASLERKQQQQHHQQQQHDAAIGSARKAPTVIEYYNKLGTGNSSIITSSSSSNNQLGSNQIGSTMSKAGSTIGQIIGNFNGSNRTSNGPSTITAMNIPASPVHVQPVSATSVSEEGASPSPSSSPAAAMKATPPNLQQPQHQQPQLGPNQDEDLFIEEVRPVPVQTQDLRLQQVHAITQDHTYASQQQLPQPQQQAQAAANTAATTGSGSAQPQQWSLGGIGATVAGGAAAPTPTAGGYGTYGAYGQQIARHVHATDDDAHSAISSSSRLGLGLAGIDMDPGEETETAPEAEAEDDSVTRCICDLTLDDGYMICCDKCSVWQHVDCMGIDRLNIPEFYKCELCEPRAVDKARARALQRQKRREQMLLVATQAANGAAAIAAGTAVAGGMTGVGGLLSAGAGAGLAISEDNQQQHRLTSGLNGGYATGTGMSKKSKKTKDGTTGSATLKKNKKSGGGGAGGDKNSSLNPSGGGGKPSKKSSKRKSKSGGDGAGGSGSSPALTAAEKHAANLRLWIENYEYAVTNHYSPELRARLHAIQKQPSLLQSIQNTENKALRQIQISSAANELEQRAQLIPYAGAKVLISSVDLSPHAPIHELRGKYMLTTQFRTQNPTVNMNTPPPSNYLNSFKAHKTPGQFVFFYQLPGVEAPMQTLRPDGSAPHEQQQPPAYLKGPEVCVDTRTYGNDARFVRRSCRPNAELQHYFEKGTLHLYIVALTHIRAQTEITVRHEPHDLAAVEHKKSHAAVIQPTSTRCACDLGTDCLFALPLAVQQQLQAPPTQPRSSHRNKASAAVAANSAAAIQLMMGLGVSTGAGVTGVAGPSARNRSTSSSGESSHMGLNSPQLSQLNIGFKPSPAAACTQNTPPVAAVLCSNSGGSNSSNNSCSVSMSSVLHDSGICTSSSSPSVSIPSPTPIQLQSPTLQQQHQQSHIQIGAPPAQLSLLQRSPTQQQQQILASLPTPMLLSPQLQVVASPQQQQQQQLQQVVLPPTPQKSSLLQQPQQHLPQEPLAVIAAAAAAQRPMATYFVQQQQQQSPQRHVVQKLVSPQHQMPQQQQQQQVQQTFLKQQQRQQQQQQQQQMADEARMAVSALQTLHAAPTSHIVTPIKVIAPQQQQQQQQHHQMPPQTLLQQQQLNQHQQQLQQQQQQHQQQSQQQQQSPQQPQQQVIYSTIQVTPPTKVLTVKSVPTAANNISISTPSPAPVTGTRKTPIRQQQQQVAAPAAVAETSPTVESKEDDGPSDTPPPRTAAKDGKKPSREDRKLAAIIRAIDNMEKREARGKKETRQSGGKRQASNSPASPCGKRRRSISISEDAETPTGINSGVTPQRRNRRKRNVSRSYNNNNGGLNNKRRKSVLLESDCDSHALTNSESEDHVQQQQHPHHQTVDQAAGLLLSLAHNTSAASDSFKSPTPQSQSQQGTPASVSSACLLIEAAMGPLEQPLQSPAAMSSPASMGEFKYPPGGAKTKKTLMSSWFQQAEQCESQQSGLDSLVQAAMCEINGEREQLQQQVQSSPAPALQKVEQFIHQAESTTSAAIQATPREQLHLPLQNNSSVKKRWLRQAISEETTPDPEEGLQQQQSPAAATTAPQMHVISPLSNGFSTPLKKRRLVISNGATAAGNVETDEPHIDVIGDAKDVDAMEEVDVIVPLKVETETELLDVHNHNHRHNHHLHHQEQDDDVDILRSPSPGAQQIVAEDNLVKIEPEDTSAAADDVKIDVEREESQACDKFEEMVKVKREEEEREERELREKQRQPQEQSQPQLQQQEEPKLETKVEAPKVDAPPKVVKPETEAPKLEQLKAEPKPGESLLRSTAITTAVAQAPASGGSSNSRPQTVKAKEDLPKKPKQEPPTPPSTLQPQQPSKQAEVAVTILPTVASAAASAAAIPTPIAAPAVPAVTASNSSTKSLTEIDIQERLLSFHEQNISYLQSRNKKAAAAAAAAAVAVAVASSSSTTSSNKSSSGSGSETKKSSSKEKDEKREKDKQPKKSKKEKKKSKDKDKDKQKAAATHPGAHVAVEQKKKQQPQASPRPDSKASPAIAPVVAPATAAAAAPNLPVATANGKTKHIPHTPNNSVEQQQQQQMRRRTMSMCVTPVTPALAALPLHCTPAPTKKRQTNFEQELTKPNSQILSSSILLNSSKAQGTPTATAIATAAPIVVQQQQHRKENNHHEANPGGGPMSRPAAFASGKLPNISRRRESMCGSRQQQQALLQAALLIKKEKKEKKSKKKDREKRKAEKQKSKDKEREKEKEKEKEGKLKVNNNMQQKPATPTATPIPIPTVHSHVAPTPTPTPKAAPIPVLITQPNPAPKTPQELASKMQLPYYPSIYGKAQEPPPACSNSSSSMPSLAEYLASTKSKSATTPTPTPMPMPAPGFPSLAVVKPSPGAAVTPVLCASPVVTSLDMPPPATTHLKIYTRTANCDPRLNPMLTQPEPAPMPKRKLSISEYRMRHRPSVDTPSPTTPTTPTSINLGFAQPQTINRGALQSPDRFQAAMRERRNSISVQQHQHQNNISSGLNTNNTPSKGSSSVTGTAINTGSSSLKNLQQVPGVGISGGGPIKKLPSADTTLSNVNIMLSTAQKLNMFDGKLKMEPRANPAGTSTKYQLIPGAGGHFNAAPTLLEQQQEKISERSRFMQRTISCDSRVIERRGAAGGPISAKVNEKVTGSGR, encoded by the exons ATGCCCACGCACGACACAGTCTTCGTGGAGCCGGCCGttagtagcagcagcggcggcagcggaagtgtcagcagcacgagcagcagcagcagtagcatcaGCCGGGTCGGGGGTGGGCCTCCGCACATTGTCATCGATGGCAGTAGCCTGTCCACgcaggcgcagctgcagcgcatTATGCACCGTCGAATGTCGATTAGCACACGCCAGATACTCAGCGCCAGCCAAAGTCTGTCCCAGCCTCCACCCTCCACTCAGAAATACGCCGTGCGTACCACAGCCGCGGGGGCCGCATCGGGAGCAGGCGGTTCTACGCAGGAGCTGATCAATCCCCAGATCTATAAGATTGTGACCACTGACGGTAGCACCAGCAACGTCATTATCGATgccggagctgctgccccgcCACACAACTCTAAGCTGCTTCTCAGCAATCTCACGGTCCTGTCCAAGCAGGCGCCTGGGACGCCtggcacccagcagcagcaccagctcaATTATATGGGCGCCAAGAATTTGCCGTATGTCACGGCCTCGCCCGCAAAGggactgcaacagcagcaacagcagccccagAAATTCGGCAGCATCAGTGCGTTTAaggcgcaacagcagcagcagcagaaccagcagcaggccaccTTGCAGAAGGTTACCCTGGGATCCCGGGTGGCCACCCGCCTGCAGTCGTATGTCCCAGTTAGCCAGCACTCGGCGAATCCGCCTCAGATAATTGTTCAGCCGGCGCAGCCCAAGTATGTGAATGCCACGGCGACGACTGTGGCAAATGCAGCGCTCCTGAAGAAGGCCAATCAGAAGATCACGTTCAAGAGCATGGGCAacatgctgcagcaacagcaacaacagcagcagcaacagcaacaacaattgcaggCACAACAGCTGAAGAACTTCATTtcgctccaccagcagcagcagcaacaacagcagcagcagcagtcctaCAAGGCAGGAACCAAGACAAAGTTTGTGAAACAGTCAACGTCCCTGTCTATAGCTGCCctaccgcagcagcagcagcatccgcagccgcagcaccaAGCGAGCTATGCCAAACAGGGAATGTCACTGTCGACGCCAACGAAGGTCACAAAACTGAACAGCAAgtatgtgcagcagcagataagTTTGCCGCAGGGtacacagctgcagcacaaaACATCAGCGACCAATACCACGGCCGCCGGatatctgctgcagcagcaacagcaggggcagggcctgGGTACGGGACTAACGACCACTGCTGGCACCATAAAGTTTGTCAACTCCCATGGGACCGTCATCCAGCAGCATCCCCAGCAGCATCAATTGCAGGCGCTGCAGAAGCGAACCCACtacaacagcagtggcagcagcgacaacgagCAACACTTGGACAGGACTTCGTCCTCGCTGGTCACCGACGACGTGGTGATTGTCAATGGCACCCAGATGACGGACGAGCTCTCGGCTCGCATTCTGCAGAGCATGGCCCAGAAGTCctacagccagcagcagcagcgctttCATCAGACGCctggtagtggcagtggcagcacccAAATGCCTCCACCCACCCAAATAATAtatagcagtagcagcagcaacaacagcagcagcaatggaggTGTGGTGACAGTGGCGAACAGTACAGCATCCCCGTCGGGTGGAGCCAATCCAGCTGGAAATCTACTGCTGACGCACTTCCAGACATCTGCGAAGGTTACGTCGCCCTCGTTTCTAACTGTGGGGGCGAATCCTCCCGTCAGTCTAGCTAGCACACCTTCTGTTAGCATATCGTCGCATGGATTTGCAAGCGGCAGTGCTGCCATCTCCTCATACATGTCATCTGCAACGGCGGCGAGACGTCAGTCCGTGAGTGCGCCCAGCAGTCGGGCAGCTTCCCTGGagcgaaagcagcagcagcagcaccaccaacaacaacaacacgatgCAGCGATAGGCAGTGCGCGCAAAGCACCCACTGTAATCGAGTATTACAACAAGCTTGG CaccggcaacagcagcataattactagcagcagtagcagcaataATCAATTGGGAAGCAATCAAATTGGAAGTACAATGAGCAAAGCTGGAAGCACAATAGGTCAAATTATAGGAAACTTTAATGGCAGTAATCGCACCAGCAATGGACCATCGACCATCACAGCAATGAATATTCCAGCGTCGCCTGTTCATGTACAGCCCGTTAGTGCCACAAGTGTCTCTGAAGAGGGGGCATCGCCCTCACCATCGTCCTCGCCTGCGGCAGCAATGAAGGCCACTCCTCCAAACctgcaacagccgcagcatcagcaaccgCAATTGGGTCCGAACCAGGATGAGGATCTGTTCATTGAGGAGGTGCGTCCAGTGCCCGTGCAGACCCAGGATCTGCGTTTGCAGCAGGTGCATGCCATCACACAGGATCATACCTACGCctcgcaacagcagctgccacagccacagcaacaggcGCAGGCGGCGGCAAATACAGCGGCAACAACTGGTTCGGGATCGGCACAACCGCAGCAATGGTCGCTGGGCGGCATTGGAGCGACAGTGGCCGGTGGGGCAGCCGCACCTACACCCACAGCCGGCGGTTATGGCACTTATGGCGCCTATGGTCAGCAGA TTGCTCGCCATGTTCACGCCACGGACGATGATGCACACTcggccatcagcagcagttctcgcttgggattgggattggccGGCATCGACATGGATCCGGGcgaggagacggagacagcgcccgaggctgaggctgaggatgaTTCCGTCACGCGCTGCATTTGTGATTTGACCCTCGATGATGGCTACATGATCTGCTGCGACAAGTGCTC GGTATGGCAACATGTGGACTGCATGGGCATCGATCGCTTGAACATTCCCGAGTTCTACAAGTGCGAGTTGTGTGAGCCGCGTGCCGTCGAtaaggccagggccagggcattGCAACGCCAGAAGCGCCGAGAGCAGATGCTGTTGGTGGCAACGCAGGCGGCAAACGGAGCTGCCGCCATTGCAGCGGGTACTGCAGTGGCTGGTGGCATGACTGGAGTAGGAGGATTACTttccgctggagctggagctggtctTGCCATTTCGGAggacaaccagcagcaacatcgtCTGACATCGGGTCTGAATGGAGGATATGCCACGGGCACCGGCATGTCGAAAAAGtccaaaaaaaccaaagatgGCACCACGGGATCAGCTACGctcaagaaaaacaaaaagagcgGTGGAGGCGGCGCTGGGGGTGACAAAAACAGCAGCCTCAATcccagtggcggcggcgggaAGCCCAGcaagaagagcagcaaacGCAAGTCCAAGTCAGGCGGcgatggagctggaggaagcggcagcagtCCCGCTCTGACAGCGGCCGAGAAGCATGCCGCCAATCTGCGGTTGTGGATCGAGAACTACGAGTACGCGGTGACCAATCACTACTCTCCAGAGCTGCGGGCTCGCCTGCATGCCATACAGAAACAGCCGAGCCTGCTGCAGAGCATCCAGAACACGGAGAACAAGGCCCTGCGACAAATCCAGATCTCGAGTGCCGCcaacgagctggagcagcgggCCCAGCTCATACCCTATGCGGGGGCCAAGGTGCTCATCAGCAGCGTCGACCTCTCCCCGCACGCGCCCATCCACGAGCTGCGCGGCAAGTACATGCTCACCACCCAGTTCCGAACCCAGAATCCCACCGTCAACATGAACACACCGCCGCCCAGTAACTACCTAAACAGCTTCAAGGCCCACAAGACGCCTGGACAGTTTGTGTTCTTCTACCAGCTACCCGGCGTGGAGGCTCCCATGCAGACGCTGCGCCCGGACGGAAGCGCACcgcatgagcagcagcaaccgcccGCCTATCTCAAGGGCCCGGAGGTGTGCGTGGATACGCGCACATACGGCAACGATGCTCGCTTCGTTCGTAGATCGTGCCGACCCAATGCGGAATTGCAGCACTATTTCGAAAAGGGAACGCTCCACCTGTACATTGTGGCACTGACGCACATCCGAGCTCAGACGGAGATCACGGTGCGTCACGAGCCGCACGATTTGGCTGCCGTGGAGCACAAGAAGTCCCATGCCGCTGTCATACAACCGACGAGCACGCGCTGCGCCTGTGACTTGGGAACCGATTGCCTttttgcactgccactggccgtgcagcagcaactgcaagcGCCGCCGACTCAGCCACGGAGCAGTCATCGCAACAAGGCCTCAGCTGCAGTGGCGGCCAACAGTGCAGCAGCCATTCAACTGATGATGGGCCTGGGAGTGAGCACTGGTGCAGGAGTTACAGGAGTTGCAGGGCCCAGTGCCAGAAACCGTTCCACCTCGTCCAGTGGGGAGAGTAGCCACATGGGGCTCAACAGTCCGCAGCTGAGCCAACTGAATATTGGCTTTAAgccatctcctgctgctgcctgcacccAGAACACGCCGCCTGTTGCTGCCGTCctgtgcagcaacagcggaggcagcaacagcagcaacaactcctGCTCGGTGTCCATGTCCAGTGTGTTGCACGACTCGGGCATCTGCACCTCGTCTTCATCGCCATCGGTCTCCATTCCATCTCCGACGCCCATCCAGCTGCAGTCACcaacactgcagcagcagcatcaacagtcACATATACAGATTGGAGCACCGCCTGCTCAGCTGTCCCTGCTGCAACGAAGtccaacacagcagcagcaacagatacTTGCTTCGCTGCCCACGCCCATGTTACTGTCGCCTCAGTTGCAGGTGGTTGCAtcgcctcagcagcagcagcagcagcaattgcagcaAGTTGTACTACCACCAACACCACAGAAGTCATCgctgttgcagcagccacagcagcatctGCCACAGGAGCCTCTGGCTGTTatagcagctgctgcggctgcccagCGACCCATGGCCACCTATtttgttcagcagcagcaacaacaatctcCGCAACGGCATGTAGTACAGAAACTTGTGTCACCGCAACATCaaatgccgcagcagcagcaacagcagcaagtgcaacaAACGTTTCttaaacagcaacagagacagcagcagcagcaacagcaacagcaaatggctGATGAAGCTCGAATGGCAGTTAGTGCACTGCAAACATTGCATGCCGCACCCACTTCACATATTGTAACGCCAATTAAAGTGATagcaccacagcagcagcagcagcagcagcaacatcatcaaaTGCCGCCACAGACTCTcttacaacagcagcagctgaatcagcatcaacaacaattgcaacagcagcaacagcagcaccaacaacagtcacagcagcagcagcagtcaccgcaacagccacaacaacaggtCATCTATTCGACTATTCAGGTGACTCCACCAACCAAAGTACTCACTGTGAAGAGCGTTCCGACGGCTGCCAACAACATAAGTATCTCTACTCCTTCGCCTGCTCCAGTGACTGGCACAAGGAAAACGCCCatcaggcagcaacaacagcaagtagcagcaccagctgcagttgcagaaACATCGCCGACAGTTGAATCGAAGGAAGACGACGGACCCAGTGACACGCCGCCTCCACGCACGGCGGCCAAGGATGGCAAGAAGCCATCGCGTGAGGACCGCAAGCTGGCGGCCATCATACGAGCCATTGATAACATGGAAAAGCGGGAGGCACGGGGTAAAAAGGAGACTCGTCAAAGCGgtggcaagcggcaggcgAGCAACTCACCTGCCTCGCCATGTGGCAAGCGGCGTAGGTCCATCTCCATCAGCGAAGATGCCGAGACTCCAACGGGCATCAACTCGGGTGTAACGCCGCAGCGCAGGAACCGACGGAAGCGTAATGTCAGTcgcagctacaacaacaacaacggagGACTGAACAACAAGCGCAGGAAGAGTGTCCTCTTGGAGTCCGATTGCGACTCGCATGCGCTGACCAACTCGGAGTCCGAGGAtcacgtgcagcagcagcagcatccacaccATCAGACAGTGGATCAGGCGGCTGGCCTACTTTTGTCTTTGGCACACAACACATCCGCGGCCAGCGATTCTTTCAAGTCGCCTACtccacagtcgcagtcgcagcagggCACTCCGGCATCCGTGAGCAGTGCTTGTCTGCTGATTGAGGCCGCCATGGGACCGCtggagcagccgctgcagtCGCCGGCAGCCATGTCCTCGCCCGCCTCCATGGGGGAATTCAAGTACCCGCCAGGCGGTGCCAAGACCAAGAAGACACTCATGTCCAGCTGGTTCCAGCAGGCGGAACAGTGTGAATCGCAGCAGTCCGGGTTGGACAGCCTTGTCCAGGCGGCAATGTGTGAGATCAATGGCGAGAGagaacaactgcagcagcaggttcaATCTTCACCAGCGCCAGCTCTCCAAAAGGTGGAGCAGTTCATCCACCAGGCGGAATCGACCACATCCGCAGCCATACAGGCGACACCTAGGGAGCAGCTTCACCTCCCCCTGCAGAATAATTCGTCGGTGAAGAAGCGCTGGCTGCGTCAGGCCATTAGCGAGGAGACAACCCCAGATCCAGAGGAGggactccagcagcagcaatcgcctGCTGCCGCCACGACCGCACCCCAAATGCACGTGATCTCACCGCTGTCCAATGGATTCAGTACGCCGCTGAAGAAGCGTCGTTTGGTGATCAGCAAcggagccacagccgcagGCAATGTGGAGACGGATGAGCCGCATATCGATGTGATTGGTGATGCCAAGGATGTCGATGCCATGGAAGAGGTGGATGTTATTGTGCCGCTGAAGGTGGAGACGGAAACAGAGCTGTTGGATGTGCACAACCATAATCACAGACACAACCATCACCTGCATCACCAGGAGCAAGACGATGATGTGGACATATTGCGTTCGCCCAGTCCTGGTGCACAGCAAATCGTAGCCGAAGACAATCTGGTCAAGATCGAGCCTGAGGACACCAGTGCAGCGGCAGATGATGTTAAGATCGATGTGGAGCGTGAGGAGAGTCAGGCCTGTGACAAGTTCGAGGAGATGGTGAAGGTGaagcgcgaggaggaggaacgtGAGGAAAGGGAACTTCGcgagaagcagcggcagccccaggaacagtcacagccacagctccagcaACAAGAAGAGCCTAAACTCGAGACTAAGGTGGAGGCTCCGAAAGTTGACGCACCACCAAAGGTGGTCAAGCCAGAGACGGAGGCACCCAAGTTGGAGCAACTAAAAGCTGAGCCCAAGCCGGGAGAGTCTCTACTGCGCAGTACAGCCATAACCACAGCGGTCGCACAAGCACCAGCATCAGGAGGATCCAGCAATTCCCGTCCGCAAACTGTTAAGGCGAAGGAGGATCTGccaaagaaaccaaaacaggAGCCGCCTACACCACCTTCAACGTTACAGCCTCAGCAGCCCTCAAAGCAAGCAGAAGTGGCCGTGACCATATTGCCGACCgttgcatcagcagcagcatcagcggcagcaattCCCACACCAATAGCTGCCCCGGCAGTGCCAGCTGTAACTGCATCgaacagcagcacaaaaagtcTCACCGAAATCGATATCCAGGAACGTTTGCTGTCCTTCCATGAGCAGAACATTTCCTATTTGCAGTCAAGGAATAagaaggcggcagcagccgctgcagcagctgcggtggcagtggcagtggcatcatcatcatcgacaacgtccagcaacaagagcagcagcggcagcgggtcGGAGACCAAGAAGTCATCATCCAAGGAAAAGGATGAGAAGCGCGAGAAGGACAAACAGCCGAAGAAGtccaaaaaggagaagaaaaagtctaaggataaggataaggataagCAGAAGGCTGCAGCCACTCACCCGGGAGCGCATGTAGCTGTtgaacaaaagaagaaacagcagccgcaggcaTCCCCACGTCCGGATTCCAAAGCCTCCCCAGCTATTGCTCCAGTTGTTgctccagctacagcagcagcagcagctcccaaTCTTCCGGTGGCCACAGCCAATGGAAAGACAAAGcacatcccacacacacccaacaacagtgtggagcagcagcagcagcaacagatgcGTCGTCGCACCATGTCCATGTGCGTGACACCAGTCACCCCGGCTCTGGCAGCGCTTCCCCTTCATTGC ACTCCGGCTCCGACCAAGAAACGCCAGACTAACTTTGAGCAGGAGCTGACCAAACCGAACAGCCAGATCCTTAGCAGCAGCATTCTGCTGAACAGCAGCAAGGCACAGGGCACTCCCACGGCtacagccatagccacagccgcTCCGATAGtcgtgcaacagcagcaacaccggAAGGAGAACAATCACCATGAGGCTAATCCCGGTGGTGGTCCAATGAGCCGGCCTGCGGCCTTCGCCAGTGGAAAGCTGCCAAATATCAGCCGCAGGCGGGAGTCCATGTGCGGGagtcgtcagcagcagcaggcgctctTACAGGCAGCACTCTTGATCAAGAAggaaaagaaggagaagaagtcGAAGAAGAAGGATCGAGAGAAGCGAAAGGCGGAGAAGCAAAAGAGCAAGGATAAGGAGcgcgaaaaggaaaaggagaaggaaaaggaaggcAAGCTAAAGGTCAACAATAACATGCAACAGAAGCCAGCcactccaactgcaactccaatTCCGATTCCCACTGTGCACTCACACGTTGCTCCAACTCCAACGCCGACGCCAAAGGCTGCCCCCATTCCAGTATTGATTACGCAGCCCAATCCAGCACCCAAAACCCCACAGGAATTGGCTTCCAAAATGCAGCTCCCCTATTACCCCTCCATCTACGGCAAGGCCCAAGAGCCGCCACCAgcctgcagcaacagcagtagcagcatgCCCAGCCTGGCCGAGTACCTGGCCTCCACGAAATCAAAGTCGGCAACCACACCTacgcccacgcccatgcccatgcctgCGCCAGGGTTTCCCAGCCTGGCTGTGGTGAAGCCTAgtccaggagcagcagtcacGCCTGTCTTGTGCGCCAGTCCCGTCGTTACTTCGCTGGATATGCCGCCGCCAGCCACTACGCACCTGAAGATATACACGCGCACCGCCAATTGTGATCCTCGCCTGAACCCCATGCTTACGCAGCCGGAGCCCGCGCCCATGCCCAAGCGTAAGCTCTCAATCAGCGAGTATCGCATGCGGCATCGTCCGTCGGTGGATACGCCCAGTCCCACCACTCCAACAACGCCCACCTCCATTAATCTTGGGTTTGCACAGCCGCAGACAATCAATAGGGGCGCGCTGCAGTCGCCGGATCGTTTCCAGGCAGCCATGCGCGAGCGCCGAAACTCTATCAGTgtacagcagcatcagcatcaaaacaacatcagcagcggccttaacaccaacaacaccccCAGCAAGGGAAGTTCCAGTGTGACTGGAACTGCGATTAatactggcagcagcagcctcaagaATCTACAGCAAGTGCCAGGCGTTGGCATCTCGGGTGGAGGACCGATTAAGAAGCTACCGTCCGCTGACACTACTTTGAGCAATGTAAACATAATGCTGAGCACGGCTCAGAAGCTAAACATGTTCGATGGTAAGCTCAAGATGGAACCGAGGGCGAATCCTGCTGGCACCTCTACCAAATATCAGCTTATCCCTGGCGCAGGAGGACACTTCAATGCGGCACCCACgctgctcgagcagcagcaggagaagattAGCGAACGCTCACGCTTCATGCAGCGGACCATTTCCTGCGACTCGCGGGTGATTGAGCGGAGGGGCGCCGCTGGTGGCCCGATATCTGCAAAGGTCAATGAGAAGGTGACTGGCAGCGGGAGGTAG